The Apium graveolens cultivar Ventura chromosome 3, ASM990537v1, whole genome shotgun sequence sequence CGTCCGAACTCTGATTAATCAATTAATCGACCGATTTTTAGAACAGGATCAACAAAATTGTTAAGCAAATAGTCATTACAATATATGTCGAATACCCAATTTGAGCTCGCAAGGattgactcagttggttaaagagtgGATAACTATTATTTTggtcgcttaaatgcggtttacttGATTCACGTGCTTTGCATGTTATTGCTTAAACCCGTAAAGTTTACCCGATGCGCAACCGAAGAATAACACGGCTGCAAATTGCCTACTATAAAAAAACCTGGTTTGATGTTGCTTCTCTGTTGACCATTTTACTTTCCTCCTTTTTATCATGTCAACACAAGCAACTTACtatttatttaagaaaaattaggTGAGACTAGACAGTCATGAATCATGAGGAAGTAGATTATTTCAAATAATTGACATAATGCAGACTCCAACAAATTCAGTGCACTAAAAATCAGCCGGAATTCTTCGTTTATTAAGTTCAACTCCCGTGTGAGTGTATAATTTATGAGCATAAAAAAAAAGTGAGGTACAATTTATTCAAATTATATGTAATTTTGTAAATTACATAAACCAAACTGCAACTGCAATAAAACATTTCTATAAATACTTAAAGAATAAGAATAATATCTTTATGAATAATTCTAACATTCTAATGTTTCAAAAAAAACATTCTAACGTTATACTCACTCCGTCCGATTCACAAACAATGACGATATAACATTTCCAAAAGTCAAACAAGCTAAAGTTTGAccgtatattatatattattaatttataatttttttcaaatgTAAAGTTAAAATGATAATGGATCAAATTTACCTTTTTAGcataaaaaattcataatttgTGTATCTAATAAAATTTGTTTATGTTTGCTCAGATTTGCGACTGAGGGAGTAAGTTTTTTAGAGTGACACTGTAAAGAAATCCTCTTTcgtataaaaaattaaaaaataaaaataaaaatgtttatacgTGAAATATATTAATATGTAGTAGCAATTATATCAAATTTAATAGGCCTAATTGAAATTATGAATTCAGCAGGTCCAGATGGAAGCAGGTCTGACCTTAAGAGTTATGGGCTCAATTCAGTAATGAAAGCCCAGTAGTGTCAATTTTGTTCTTTTTTTAGGGTAAAGCCCAATAgcttcattttttttcttttttcttttcttgacAAACACTTtagttttatttcattttaactTGTTAAAAAATGAATAATGATTGTGGTCTCAAATTAGTACCCAAAACGTCATTTAATAACATATTTTGGTATTCAATTTTACGTCTAGCACCATCACTTCATTTAAATAACAAATTTTGATACTCAATCATTAACCCTGacactatttttaaaatatttctacTCTCGCAACAATTTTCCTGCACCAGATTAATTCAATGGTAGAGTACTATTCTTTCATAAACAAAAATTGGATCTATCCCATATAACATGTAAATTTTCTCGGCTAGCCTACATATTAACTATTAAGTACTACCTCCGTCTCTTTTTATTTGTCAGATTTCCTGTTATATAAGTGAAATTGACCAATTTTTGACTTAAGATTAAACATTACTCCTATATtatttaaaaaactaaaaattacATATAAGGTAGATTAAAATTACTTTTCGGTgatctaatttttttttatttttttcaattataaaatattaataaatctCGGTCAAATTCTAGTCAATTTGACTAGGTCAAAGTCAAATATGACAATTAAAAAGAGACGGAGGAAGCATCACCCTGTTCAATCTTATTAGCTAGCTAGAGCTTTTTGGCTTGTACATTGCAATGCCAAACACACCATGTTACTAATATGTGTATGTTGTCCGAAGCTCTTATTTTACTCATTTTATGGAAACTATTAATATGCTCCGACCATGATCACACTTGCATAATGTGCACATATCCAAAACTTATTCACGTGTCCCGCCCATTACGTAAATGTACAATTTACACCTATAAATCAAATCAGAAAACATATCCGATAAATCTTGTTTAAATAGAGTTTGGCAAGGGGTTAAATGTACGCCTTTTCCTCGTTTCGAATACTGAAGAGACTGTTTTCAAAAAGACCCCGATTTGTGTATGAGCATGCATACATCGTGAAAAAGGGAAAGATAACGATAAATCGAATACTTGACAAAACGAAGTAGCAATTTCAAATAAACATAAATCTATTCAGATAATTGTAGAATTGATCGAGGTAGTACATGAGCCCATGGTTATTCACATGTGACTTACCTAAATATAAACGCGTTTTTCTCGTTAATACGACTCTAATATTCGAAACTTAGATCCAATACGACCGTAATGAACATCCCAAACATTATTTTTTATATGACACAAATACTCTAATATTAAGTTGAGGCTTGTATTTGTAAATAATTGGCTTTTCACGTAATAAATACATGCATAGTCAAACCTTTGTTTTTCACTTAATAATACTCCATTTGAGATGATTACTTTATTCATCAACGCCTAATTCTATACAGGATATAAGTGAACTTTCATATTAATTTACTTCAAATTTCAGGATAATATATATTTATCCATCATTTTTTTGTTGTTCCTACAATACAAAACTATTGCATTATTATTACATCATATATAGTTATTATATAAATTGTCATGCATATCTTCTACCCTACTAGTACAAAAAAACTGAACCaagagaaaaagatttagaaACTTGATAATTCTGGGCTTTAGAAAAAGAAATACAAAGCGCTCAACTAAACATCAGCTTCTTCAATTTTTGCCAGCAATTGATTCACTCCATCAGCTATCTCGTTTACAGTATTCATATGGCAACCTTCTTCAATCTGTTACATGCATTAAACATACACATTAATAGAAtaaaaaaaatgtaatttaaaTTTTCCACGACGCAAATTGATTGATTGATGAAGAGTAAATTACGAAGTGGTAGCTGAACTTAACTGGTTGTAGCAATTTGGTGACCGGAGTTTCAAATTTGAATTACGATAACCACACTTTTGCTTTTATTCTTCGAAAAATTGGCCAGGAGCTACTTTTTTGAGAAAAATAGTGATTTTTTTTAGGAAAGTGGATTTTGGCCGCCTTTTAAAAAATAAAAGTAATATTAGGCTAAATTATTACGAATTTGAAATTTCGGTCACAAAAATGCTGGACATGGTTAAGTTCGGTCACCACCAATTTACTCggtaattaattaattaccttAAGGCTGATGGTATAGAAAACCATATCTTCAACTGTTGTGACATTAACATGTAGAATGGTGAGCCACATACTCTGAAGACCAGCTACAATTTTCATCAACTGTTTGGGACGTTTCTTTGTCAGCATCTTCACGTTTGCATGGCTTTCCATCACCGTGACTTCTATTTCCCCGTGAGCCGCGACAGCAGCACGCCTCTCTGGTTCCGTCACTGCTTGATCATTCTCGGATGAAGTGGTCGATTTAGTTGAAGTGCATGTTGAGTACTGTGGGAATGTGAAGAAATCCGAGAACAAACGAGGAGAATTAACAGTGGTGGAATAATCCTctgaattattttgattagtTGTTTTTTGCTGTGCTTTTAGGGTTTGAAGCTGTttctccagttgcttcacataATTGATGGCTCCTCCAATTATTGAAGCTTGATCATTCTGAAAATAGGAAAaatgaataatttgattaaaaaatGCAGATGATGTGACCAAAACATTGGCTAATCCATGTCGGTTGGTAAAATAAGACAGCATCGGCTAATTATTTGGAACAAacaaagaaaaataaataaactaaaTACACTTGTATAGGGACAATTCCCAGTAGTATAATAGCAACAAGCAATGCTATGacaaaatttttaaatatatattcaATTCACAGTCGAATAGTACGTAGCTAAAATTCTTAAGGCTATGCTATGGAATATGATATTAAGAGGAAGAATGGCACTCCTAGAATCTAGAGTTCTGCTAGAATGTAGACTAAAGCTTATAATGTTATTTGATCTTAATTAGCCCCAAATATCCGCCGAAACATATTTAAGTATGGAGAAAAGAAGGGGGCTATAGTCTAAACTTAcgattttaataattatttgagTTTAGTCCCAAATATTTGCTGAAACGTATTTAACCAAATCCGTGTATGGAGAAAAGAATGGTGCTAGTGTGTATACTTACGATTATAACGTTATTTCAGTTTAAAACACGTTTGACTAAATCAATGTACGGAGAAAAGAATGGTGCTACAGTCTAAACTTACGGTTATAATGTTATTTGAGTATAGTCCCAAATATCCGCCGAAACACATTTAACCAAATCAATGTATGAAGAAAAGAATGATGCTAAAGTCTAAACTTACGATTATAATGTTATTTAAGTTTAATCCCAAATATCCGACGAAACATATTGAACCAATCCAATACACCTCATATAATGGTATTACGAATTTGCTTATCCAAGTTATACAGACTACTAAACCAAAACAAGGAACAGCTGAACAAGTCAAGCGAATACACAGATGTTAGTGCTTTCATCAAAATAGATTGATTGAGAGCTAGTAATATCAATGAAACTAGCTAAAAGAGATGTGTATGACTTACCCTTTGAACATAAGCAGTAGGCATCAATGACCTGATAACAGCAAGATACTCATTCATCTGTTTTCTCCGGTTCCGCTCAACAGCAATATGAGTCATTCTTTGGCTCTCCATTTCTTCCTTGTTCTTGCAACTTCTCGTTCTCCTCCTTCTTTTCCGATTCGTATGAGTCACTGGCGCCTGAAGCGTTTCAGGCGCCAGTGACATCTCCCCGGACACTATCTGTCCATTAGTCCCGCAACTATTCGCCCCGTCAGGCGAATACAGCTGATCATTGTTTACATCTGGAATCATCACCTTTGAAGAACAGGACTCATGTAAAGTACTAATCTCGTACTGTAAATCATTCGACTCAATATTCACGTTCGAGATTAAAGAAAAATCGTTATGTTGTGAAATATAGTCACACCCCCGGAACTCCTTGCCACCATAACAAAATGAATCTTGTGGGAACAACACATTTTCGAGTGCCATTTTCGCAACTCTGTTAGcactgttatacgaaattctccaGTAACAGTGTTTTTCACTTGGAAAGTGTAAAGACTTTTCCGGAAAATAAAGAAGTATTAAGACAAGAGAATTGTTTAGGCGGAAGGAAGTGAAAGAGTGTTTTTATACAcatgaaatttttattttttttaatattaaaatagaGGAGAGGCCGACTTCAAACAAAAATCCCAGACAAAGCTACAGAAAACGTACACGTGACAAGGCGAGCAAGACCAGTCATCATGGTCTCTTTATGCAAATGCATTGTATTTCA is a genomic window containing:
- the LOC141711348 gene encoding transcription factor bHLH94-like, yielding MALENVLFPQDSFCYGGKEFRGCDYISQHNDFSLISNVNIESNDLQYEISTLHESCSSKVMIPDVNNDQLYSPDGANSCGTNGQIVSGEMSLAPETLQAPVTHTNRKRRRRTRSCKNKEEMESQRMTHIAVERNRRKQMNEYLAVIRSLMPTAYVQRNDQASIIGGAINYVKQLEKQLQTLKAQQKTTNQNNSEDYSTTVNSPRLFSDFFTFPQYSTCTSTKSTTSSENDQAVTEPERRAAVAAHGEIEVTVMESHANVKMLTKKRPKQLMKIVAGLQSMWLTILHVNVTTVEDMVFYTISLKIEEGCHMNTVNEIADGVNQLLAKIEEADV